A single Limanda limanda chromosome 19, fLimLim1.1, whole genome shotgun sequence DNA region contains:
- the LOC133025778 gene encoding tenascin-X-like: MLPFAPPLLLLLLLAALAPPTLSASQGLQVRGHRAPREAKQDTIKVLLSGGCVSHGDSSGAAGQEFELAPGSPLVLTHQIKLVPSGSGSGPGSCGCESDLAALRERLERLEREVSTLRDKCGGADGGCCSSKESKGAGCSIKPKEDECPNECSDQGRCVDGRCECFPGFSGPDCSDSNCPGNCHDHGRCVGGQCACDPGFSGPGCSGGACPDACRAHGRCVGGQCVCDAGFSGADCSEMSCPANCNHRGRCVNGQCVCDDGFRGADCSERACPNDCSDRGRCVDGKCVCNSDFSGDDCSDASCPGNCSSRGRCVNAQCVCDEGFTGAECGEQTCPNDCSGRGRCVDGKCVCSVGFAGPDCSAKACPGDCTSRGRCIKGRCVCRRGFRGPDCSLCEDGRTGATCDTVMSGVSQLRTQDVTETSVTLLWSRPAVQYDSYHLTFSSQKASDQQISARVDGGLSSFTQTGLASGQEFNATVTGEVGGRRGAESATEFRTLLSGPAHLRVVKMTSTSAVVQWERSQGEIHRYRLSITPRDGAGETREVTVPGDQDSAHIKQLEAGRSYDIILVAEKGRSQSQPATTQVVPGNSSPRVTAAALTTQLRHKLNPSPGKQVSDQQGGREDEPDSVGGGGIHGPNKDSPPPLSRTKATNVTRPKPAERLTLSRKPKVPAPFRFNTTRVVPGGSKVSRGPLKKTLIGEKKKVVPKKSKPEVTRIETRTIDTTVTEANKHPALMSGSDSETHRPSVSEEPPRLPDVSLTGQENHTAPVSSQQTGTSQGQEKKCLNKVKVTHIRFPHQERGGGCRGDGTVGNQLDPDRSAETNPDSSPDPLRKLLSDTFDSLNITTFSVHLSEPSELSDDEEEAVRRKILTGLEPLSSSSSSSSSLPQSQSSSSSLSTPSPLQVSSLSSSSSSAAASSSSSSLTHSISSSPSSPPSLTPSSPSPSSSSSLSSDKPDSSGNTEQKADETKTTTDPEPPEERKPSSSGEAAAPPLRHAPPARGFVRRPRPVYGLLQNRTLLNLRVPPRPHGNIIPRRETGTRDKSTDESFPSSASEESSPVKMITGVRDASADQDAPTTPASSGHNQEVMLTERGRIPVRPPAPKGGYVRRPFPNTAFLQNKTRPSLRLMTRPIRPVSPENNPQRLEVSPAASPTTSSPPDVTAGSTQPTGEDHEDRAVVRTSSTRMSSEQFNQTLRAPGEPSSRRPTKVQYFRRSQISAGALQNTTRPHLRRPPYPRRGLMHKPLPVRKLNGDAVGSQTSQQEKGSPSELPGIPHNQLEEQDVPRPTQRVEARIRQTGEHETAGVGTQTDVHKTAVSPQINKLENGEMSPIQATSSGEEETVTLVYKKDSDVHNQRVNTAKYPASTDRGRQDIQQTSSDSRDSRPASLPKGRAPSGSLTGHRTQVRNHVREEDPKTNHTVKRVLDTKTGQTRKAASKPVMGPDVASAGVTREHLDYVGVRNRTSDGFTLTWDSPQGKYKTFVVTRKRNEKDETPNQQEASEREEEKLPPSHEPGERRTEEGNAVSERDRTHIPVKQSNTTVEPTTGSEQPFREVLPGSARSLGFEDLPPQTEYTITLLGKGPGLLSRLHKLVISTGPEPPRDIVFSEVTENSLTVSWTKPKNPVSGFKVTYTHREDGEKLDSPGLTAAEPLSVSLDQEDSSVSLSQLSPGSTYEVSILSILGLDESDPVHDLVSTLPDPPTHLRAVNVTDTKALLLWRPALATVDKYAIVYGSGSGSELRITVSGNAAEQQLSGLEESTTYTVTISSQLGGGESPVATTSFTTSRGSEGEEPGDLQANNVTPRTALLSWRPAVQPAARYKLTYQTEGREVKEVMVDSSVRELNLTRLHPGSKYTVQLQAEAGGRFTSSVSTEFTTGALRFPFPSDCSQELLNGIMASGEVEIFPQGSQGASMMVYCDMETDGGGWTVFQRRKDGSVDFFKGWRDYVKGFGDLSGEFWLGLESLHNLTTMSRMSLRVDLRDGDDSVFAKYSTFAVARRNYRLSVGGYSGDAGDSLSYHDNQVFSTKDRDPSQSITRCAMSYRGGWWYRNCHQANLNGLYGIDVKHQGITWISWKGKDVSIAFTEMKMRPASFTPEASG, translated from the exons ATGCTTCccttcgccccccccctcctcctcctcctcctcctggctgcTCTGGCCCCCCCGACCCTGTCTGCCTCCCAGGGGctccaggtcagaggtcacagggcGCCCAGGGAAGCCAAGCAGGACACCATCAAG GTACTGCTCTCCGGCGGCTGCGTCTCTCACGGGGACTCGTCCGGCGCCGCAG GTCAGGAGTTCGAACTGGCCCCTGGTTCTCCTCTGGTCCTGACCCATCAGATCAAACTGGTTCCGTCGGGTTCTGGATCCGGACCCGGGTCGTGTGGCTGCGAGTCGGACTTGGCTGCTCTGCGGGAGCGGCTGGAGCGGCTGGAGAGGGAGGTGTCGACCCTCCGAGACAAATGTGGAGGAGCCGACggaggctgctgctcctccaagGAGAGCAAAG GTGCCGGTTGTTCCATCAAACCCAAAGAGGACGAGTGTCCTAACGAGTGCAGCGACCAGGGACGCTGCGTGGACGGCCGGTGCGAGTGCTTCCCCGGGTTCAGCGGACCCGACTGCAGCGACTCCAACTGTCCTGGGAACTGCCACGACCACGGCCGCTGTGTGGGGGGGCAGTGTGCGTGCGACCCCGGGTTCAGCGGCCCGGGCTGCTCGGGGGGGGCCTGTCCTGACGCCTGCCGGGCCCACGGACGCTGTGTGGGGGGGCAGTGTGTTTGTGACGCTGGATTCTCTGGTGCAGACTGCTCTGAGATGTCCTGCCCTGCAAACTGCAaccacagggggcgctgtgttaacggacagtgtgtttgtgatgatggATTCCGCGGCGCAGACTGCTCTGAACGGGCGTGTCCTAACGACTGCAGCGACCGCGGCAGGTGTGTCGACGGTAAATGCGTTTGCAACAGCGACTTCTCCGGAGACGACTGCTCTGACGCCTCCTGCCCAGGGaactgcagcagcagggggcgctgtgtcAACGCTCAGTGTGTTTGCGATGAAGGATTCACAGGTGCGGAGTGCGGAGAACAGACCTGTCCTAACGACTGCAGCGGCCGCGGCAGGTGTGTCGACGGAAAGTGCGTCTGCAGCGTCGGCTTCGCGGGACCAGACTGCTCCGCCAAGGCTTGTCCCGGGGACtgcaccagcagggggcgctgcatcAAGGGCCGGTGCGTGTGCAGGCGTGGCTTCAGAGGGCCGGACTGCAGCCTGTGTGAGGACGGACGGACGGGAGCGACCTGTGACACCG TGATGTCAGGTGTCTCCCAGCTGAGGACTCAGGACGTCACGGAGACGTCCGTCACGCTGCTCTGGAGTCGACCTGCTGTGCAGTACGACTCCTACCACCTCACCTTCAGCAGCCAg AAGGCCAGCGACCAGCAGATCTCGGCCCGGGTGGACGGAGGCCTCAGCAGCTTCACCCAGACGGGCCTGGCGTCCGGGCAGGAGTTCAACGCCACCGTCACCGGGGAGGTCGGCGGTCGGAGAGGAGCCGAGAGCGCCACCGAGTTCAGGACCC TCCTCTCGGGTCCCGCCCACCTCCGGGTCGTGAAGATGACGTCCACGTCCGCGGTGGTCCAGTGGGAGCGGTCGCAGGGTGAGATCCACAGGTACCGCTTGAGCATCACTCCCAGAGACGGAGCCGGGGAGACTCGGGAAGTCACCGTACCTGGAGACCAAGACTCCGCCCACATCAAGCAGCTGGAGGCGGGGCGTTCGTATGACATCATCCTGGTGGCGGAGAAGGGGCGGAGTCAGAGCCAGCCAGCGACCACGCAGGTGGTTCCCG GGAACAGTTCCCCAAGGGTCACCGCCGCAGCTTTGACCACGCAGCTCAGACACAAGCTCAACCCATCACCTGGGAAGCAAgtctctgaccagcaggggggaCGGGAGGATGAACCTGACTCTGTAGGAGGTGGAGGGATCCATGGACCCAACAAAGACTCTCCACCTCCGCTCAGCAGGACCAAGGCCACAAATGTCACCAGACCCAAACCCGCTGAAAGGCTCACATTGTCCAGGAAGCCCAAAGTTCCCGCCCCTTTCAGATTCAACACAACCAGAGTCGTACCtggagggtcaaaggtcagccgTGGCCCCTTGAAGAAGACCCTAATAGGGGAGAAAAAGAAGGTAGTGCCCAAAAAATCTAAACCAGAAGTCACCAGAATAGAAACCAGGACAATAGATACGACTGTGACAGAAGCTAACAAACATCCTGCTCTCATGTCTGGAAGCgattcagaaacacacagaccaaGTGTCTCAGAGGAACCACCGAGGCTACCAGATGTTAGCCTGACCGGCCAAGAGAACCACACTGCTCCAGTGTCTTCACAGCAGACTGGGACCAGTCAAGGCCAAGAGAAGAAATGCCTGAACAAAGTCAAAGTGACGCACATCAGATTCCCCCATCAGGAgcggggtggggggtgcagaggGGACGGGACAGTAGGGAACCAACTGGATCCAGATCGATCTGCAGAGACAAACCCGGACTCGTCACCTGATCCTCTACGGAAACTCCTGAGTGACACCTTCGACAGTTTGAATATCACAACGTTTTCTGTTCACTTGTCCGAACCATCAGAGCTctctgatgatgaagaggaggcagtGAGGAGGAAGATTCTAACAGGACTGGAGCCActgtcatcatcttcatcctcttcatcatccttaccacagtcacagtcatcatcatcatcattgtccACACCATCACCTTTACAAGTTTCATCCttatcatcctcatcatcatcagcagcagcatcatcatcatcttcatcactaaCACATTCAATTTCTTCATCACCCTCATCACCACCATCCCTTACACCTTCATCCCcgtcaccatcatcatcctcgtCTCTCAGCTCAGACAAACCAGATTCTTCTGGAAACACAGAACAAAAAGCTGATGAGACCAAAACCACGACCGACCCAGAACCTCCGGAGGAAAGAAAACCTTCATCCtcaggagaagctgctgcacctcctctccgCCACGCTCCTCCAGCACGAGGCTTCGTCCGTCGGCCACGCCCAGTTTATGGTTTGTTACAGAACAGGACACTTCTGAATTTGAGAGTTCCTCCCCGTCCCCATGGAAACATCATCCCGAGAAGAGAGACGGGGACGAGGGACAAATCCACCGATGAATCGTTTCCTTCGTCTGCTTCCGAGGAATCGTCCCCAGTGAAGATGATCACAGGAGTCAGGGATGCGAGTGCAGACCAGGACGCACCGACCACACCTGCGTCCTCTGGACACAACCAGGAAGTGATGCTGACAGAAAGAGGGCGGATCCCAGTTCGTCCTCCAGCTCCCAAAGGAGGATACGTGCGTCGGCCCTTTCCTAACACGGCATTTCTTCAGAACAAAACTCGACCTAGTTTAAGGCTCATGACTCGCCCCATTCGACCTGTGAGTCCTGAAAACAACCCACAGAGGCTGGAGGTGTCTCCTGCTGCATCTCCAACCACTTCATCTCCTCCTGATGTCACAGCTGGAAGTACACAGCCGACAGGAGAGGATCATGAAGATAGAGCTGTAGTGAGAACCTCCTCAACAAGAATGTCCAGTGAGCAGTTCAATCAGACTCTCAGAGCTCCAGGAGAACCTTCGTCCCGTCGCCCAACTAAAGTTCAGTATTTCCGTCGCTCCCAAATCTCTGCTGGAGCTCTCCAGAACACAACACGTCCACACTTGAGACGACCTCCATACCCACGTAGAGGTCTCATGCACAAACCTCTCCCGGTCAGGAAGCTGAATGGAGACGCTGTAGGAAGTCAAACTAGCCAACAAGAAAAGGGGAGTCCATCTGAACTCCCTGGAATCCCACATAACCAGTTAGAAGAGCAGGATGTTCCCAGGCCTACCCAACGAGTAGAAGCTCGGATAAGACAAACAGGAGAACACGAAACTGCAGGTGTAGGCACACAGACGGATGTCCACAAAACTGCTGTCAGTCCACAAATTAACAAACTAGAAAATGGGGAAATGTCTCCAATCCAAGCAACATCATCTGGGGAAGAAGAAACTGTGACTCTAGTTTACAAGAAGGATTCTGACGTCCACAACCAGCGAGTCAATACTGCCAAATATCCTGCTTCTACAGATCGAGGAAGACAAGATATCCAACAAACTTCCTCTGATTCAAGAGATTCAAGACCAGCCTCACTTCCAAAAGGACGAGCACCATCAGGAAGTCTCACAGGACATCGCACCCAGGTGAGAAACCACGTCAGGGAAGAAGATCCTAAAACAAATCACACTGTGAAACGGGTGTTGGACACAAAAACTGGACAAACAAGGAAGGCTGCTTCAAAACCTGTGATGGGACCAGATGTTGCTTCAGCCGGAGTCACCAGAGAACATCTGGACTACGTAGGAGTGAGGAACCGGACCTCAGATGGTTTCACGCTCACATGGGACTCACCGCAGGGAAAGTACAAAACCTTTGTTGTGACCAGGAAACGAAACGAAAAAGACGAGACACCAAATCAACAGGAAGCctcggagagagaggaggagaagcttccACCGAGTCatgaaccaggagagagaagaactgaAGAGGGGAACGCAGTATCCGAAAGAGACCGAACACACATCCCAGTGAAGCAAAGCAACACAACCGTTGAAccaacaacaggaagtgagcaACCCTTCAGAGAGGTTCTTCCTGGTTCAGCTCGCTCCCTCGGCTTCGAGGACCTGCCTCCTCAGACGGAGTACACCATCACCCTGCTGGGGAAGGGTCCGGGTCTTCTGTCCAGGCTGCACAAGCTGGTCATCAGTACAG GCCCCGAGCCCCCGAGAGACATCGTGTTCAGTGAAGTGACGGAGAACTCTCTGACGGTTTCCTGGACCAAACCCAAGAATCCCGTCAGTGGTTTCAAAGTCACCTACACCCACAGAGAGGATGGTGAGAAACTGGATTCACCAGGTTTAACAGCAG CCGAGCcgctgtctgtgtccctggacCAGGAGGACTCCTCCGTCAGCCTATCACAGCTCTCTCCTGGTTCCACCTACGAGGTCAGCATCCTCTCCATCCTCGGCCTGGACGAGAGCGACCCGGTCCACGACCTCGTCTCCACAC tccCTGACCCGCCAACACACCTGCGGGCCGTGAACGTGACCGACACCAAGGCCTTGCTGCTGTGGCGTCCAGCGCTGGCCACCGTGGACAAGTACGCCATCGTCTATGGCTCGGGTTCAG GGTCAGAGTTGAGGATCACGGTGTCTGGAAACGCAGCCGAGCAGCAGCTGAGCGGTTTGGAGGAATCCACCACCTACACCGTCACCATCAGCAGTCAGCTGGGCGGGGGGGAGAGCCCGGTGGCTACAACCAGCTTCACCACCAGCAGAG GGAGCGAAGGGGAGGAGCCGGGAGATCTCCAGGCCAACAACGTTACGCCTCGCACCGCCCTGTTGTCATGGCGACCAGCCGTGCAGCCCGCTGCCCGCTACAAGCTGACCTATCAGACGGAAGGTCGGGAGGTCAAG GAGGTGATGGTGGACTCTTCGGTGAGAGAGCTGAACCTCACCAGACTTCATCCTGGATCTAAGTACACGGTGCAGCTCCAGGCGGAGGCAGGAGGACGATTCACCTCCTCCGTGTCCACTGAGTTCACCACCG gcGCCCTGAGGTTCCCCTTCCCCAGCGACTGCTCTCAGGAGCTGCTGAACGGCATCATGGCGTCCGGCGAGGTGGAGATCTTCCCTCAGGGGAGCCAGGGAGCCTCCATGATGGTTTACTGCGACATGGAGACGGACGGAGGAGGCTGGACG GTCTTCCAGCGGAGGAAGGACGGCTCGGTGGATTTCTTCAAAGGCTGGAGGGACTACGTCAAAGGATTCGGAGATCTGAGTGGCGAGTTCTGGCTCG GCCTCGAGAGTCTCCACAACCTGACCACAATGAGCAGGATGAGTCTGCGTGTCGACCTGCGAGACGGAGACGACTCGGTGTTCGCCAAATACTCCACGTTCGCGGTGGCGAGGAGGAACTACCGCCTGAGCGTGGGCGGGTACAGCGGCGACGCAG GTGACTCCCTCAGTTACCACGACAACCAAGTCTTCTCCACCAAAGACAGAGACCCGTCGCAGTCCATCACCCGCTGTGCCATGTCGTACCGAGGAGGATGGTGGTACCGGAACTGTCACCAGGCCAACCTCAACGGACTCTACGGCATCGACGTCAAACACCAG ggTATCACCTGGATTTCCTGGAAAGGAAAAGACGTGTCCATTGCGTTCACTGAGATGAAGATGAGACCggcctccttcactcctgaggcCAGCGGGTGA